The Chrysemys picta bellii isolate R12L10 chromosome 12, ASM1138683v2, whole genome shotgun sequence genome has a segment encoding these proteins:
- the LOC101937615 gene encoding olfactory receptor 5V1-like: MKNQTTVTEFILLGLSSDPQMQIFLFVVFLVIYLITLAGNIVIMVVIRADSHLHIPMYFFLFHLSFVDICYSSVTVPNTLRNFLAERKTISVNGCITQIFFFFLLVVTEAFILSAMAYDRYAAICDPLRYMERMSKGICVQLVSGAWAISFLHALLNTVFTFKLHFCGPNQISHFSCELPPLLQLSCTETLTNQVVLLTSAVILGSISFLFSLISYILIISTILKIRSAESRRKAFSTCNSHLIVVVLFYLTAFFQYTKPSSVSSVVLDEMFSIQYSILTPMLNPIIYSLKNKDVKTAIGKMLGKFKFLR; the protein is encoded by the coding sequence atgaaaaatcaaaccacAGTGACCGAATTTATCCTCCTGGGACTTTCCAGTGACCCACAGATGCAGATTTTCCTCTTCGTGgtgtttttagttatttacctAATCACTCTGGCTGGTAACATAGTGATCATGGTGGTGATAAGAGCTGATTCTCACCTTCACATCCCTATGTACTTCTTCCTCTTCCATTTATCCTTTGTTGATATCTGTTATTCCTCGGTCACGGTGCCTAACACACTGAGGAACTTCCTAGCAGAGCGCAAAACTATTTCTGTCAATGGCTGCATTACCCagatattcttctttttcctcttaGTTGTTACTGAAGCTTTCATTCTCTCAGCGATGGCTTATGACCGCTACGCTGCCATCTGTGACCCATTGCGTTAcatggagagaatgagcaaagggATCTGTGTTCAGCTGGTGAGCGGTGCATGGGCAATAAGTTTCTTGCATGCCCTGCTTAACACTGTTTTTACCTTCAAGTTGCATTTCTGTGGGCCCAATCAAATCAGCCATTTCAGTTGTGAGCTCCCTCCTCTATTACAACTGTCCTGCACTGAGACACTCACCAATCAAGTCGTGCTTCTTACTTCTGCTGTCATACTTGGATCAatctcttttctcttctctctgatCTCCTACATTctcatcatctccaccatcctgaagATACGCTCTGCGGAGAGCAGgcgtaaagccttctccacctgcaacTCCCACCTGATTgtagttgttttgttttacttgacAGCTTTTTTCCAGTACACAAAACCCAGCTCAGTCTCTTCTGTGGTTCTCGATGAAATGTTCTCCATCCAGTACAGCATCTTGACCCCTATGTTAAACCCCATCATATATAGCCTGAAAAACAAGGACGTGAAAACAGCTATAGGGAAAATGTTGGGGAAATTCAAATTTCTCAGGTAG